A genomic region of Ictalurus furcatus strain D&B chromosome 29, Billie_1.0, whole genome shotgun sequence contains the following coding sequences:
- the LOC128604157 gene encoding leucine-rich glioma-inactivated protein 1-like isoform X4 produces MRSSRSFVKSSFSEIPKESFIHTPALHLLLFTANVFESINEDAFLGLPHLEYLFIENNQIKSISPFAFRGLKSLIHLSLAFNNLESLPKDLFKGVDTLTKVDLRGNLFTCDCKLKWLVDWIYHTNATVDQIYCNSPPAYQGKKINDLTPQSFDCITTDFSLLKSLEFQSISVETFTFGGDQYVVFAQPFIGRCSFMEWDHVQMEFRNFDNITSTSTVICKPLVIDDQLFVVVAQLFGGSHIYKRDISANKFIKIQDIDILKIRKPNDVEVFRLDGESFFVIADSSKAGSTTVYKWNGNGFYSHQSLHPWYRDTDVEHLEISGKPHLILSSSSQRPVVYQWNRSSKLFERRTDIPEMEDVYAVKHFQVKGELYVCLTRFIGDSKVMKWDGAMFEEVQSVPSRGSMVFQPFAVADWQYAILGSDYSFTQVYRWDAKKGQFIHFQELNIQAPRAFSLVSIDNREFLLASSFKGQTRIYEHLILDLSD; encoded by the exons ATGAGATCTAGCAG ATCCTTTGTGAAGTCCAGCTTCAGTGAAATCCCCAAGGAGAGCTTCATTCACACCCCAGCACTCCACCTCCT ACTTTTCACAGCCAACGTGTTCGAGTCCATAAATGAGGACGCCTTCCTTGGTCTTCCACATTTGGAATACCT GtttattgaaaataatcaaatcaagTCTATATCACCTTTTGCCTTCCGAGGTCTTAAGTCCTTAATACACTT GAGCCTTGCCTTCAACAATCTGGAGTCTCTGCCAAAAGATCTCTTTAAAGGGGTGGACACTTTGACAAAAGT TGACTTGCGTGGAAATCTGTTCACCTGTGATTGCAAACTGAAGTGGCTGGTGGACTGGATTTACCACACAAACGCAACCGTAGACCAGATATACTGCAACAGCCCTCCAGCCTATCAAGGAAAGAAAATCAACGATCTTACTCCGCAGTCATTTGACTGCATAACAACGG ATTTTTCCCTGCTGAAGTCTCTCGAGTTCCAGTCCATTTCAGTGGAGACATTTACTTTTGGTGGTGACCAGTATGTGGTGTTTGCCCAGCCTTTCATTGGAAGATGTAGCTTTATGGAATGGGACCATGTTCAAATGGAATTTCGGAATTTTGACAATATTACGA GCACCTCCACTGTTATTTGCAAACCTCTGGTGATCGATGACCAGCTGTTTGTCGTAGTGGCTCAGCTCTTTGGTGGCTCACACATCTACAAGCGAGACATCTCCGCCAACAAGTTCATCAAAATACAAGACATTGACATCCTAAAAATCCGCAAGCCTAATGATGTGGAGGTGTTCCGCTTGGATGGAGAATCCTTCTTTGTCATTGCTGACAGCTCCAAAGCTGGTTCTACCACCGTGTACAAGTGGAACGGCAATGGCTTTTACTCACACCAGTCGCTGCACCCGTGGTACCGTGACACTGACGTGGAACATCTGGAAATTTCTGGCAAGCCACACCTGATCTTATCCAGCAGCTCGCAACGGCCTGTCGTCTACCAGTGGAACAGGAGCTCCAAGCTGTTTGAGAGGCGTACTGACATCCCTGAAATGGAGGATGTCTATGCTGTGAAGCACTTTCAAGTGAAAGGTGAGCTCTATGTGTGCCTAACACGCTTCATTGGTGACTCCAAGGTGATGAAATGGGACGGCGCCATGTTTGAAGAGGTCCAGAGTGTGCCCTCACGAGGTTCCATGGTCTTCCAGCCGTTCGCGGTGGCGGACTGGCAGTATGCCATCCTGGGCAGTGATTACTCCTTCACTCAGGTGTACCGCTGGGATGCCAAGAAAGGCCAGTTCATTCACTTCCAAGAGCTCAACATCCAGGCCCCACGAGCATTCTCACTGGTGTCCATTGATAATCGAGAGTTCCTCCTGGCATCCAGTTTTAAGGGGCAAACACGCATATATGAACACTTGATCCTTGACTTGAGTGATTGA